One genomic region from Salvia hispanica cultivar TCC Black 2014 chromosome 2, UniMelb_Shisp_WGS_1.0, whole genome shotgun sequence encodes:
- the LOC125204700 gene encoding uncharacterized GPI-anchored protein At3g06035-like, whose product MECFGTRLVLLHAFLLLFSLQVRSDEEQDLLQGINSFRTSANAPALVKHDKADCVADEIADKMEDKSCGSSTGATMQSQLMSDYPAVLSKCKVDVNTTTDGMILPVCVPKRTATLVLTNYTQSQNAKYLNDSKFTGAGIGTEDDWTVLVLTTNTHGGSFASTAHRCLTRYYGLSILFLLSLAFVY is encoded by the exons ATGGAATGTTTTGGAACTCGTCTTGTGCTGCTTCATGCCTTCCTCTTGCTCTTTTCTCTGCAAGTACGCTCTGATG AAGAACAGGACCTACTACAAGGAATCAACAGTTTCAGGACTTCAGCCAACGCTCCGGCACTGGTGAAGCACGACAAGGCCGACTGCGTGGCTGATGAGATAGCTGACAAAATGGAGGACAAGAGCTGTGGGTCCAGCACGGGGGCGACCATGCAGTCGCAGCTCATGTCGGACTACCCGGCCGTGCTGAGCAAGTGCAAGGTAGACGTGAACACGACAACGGATGGGATGATCCTGCCGGTGTGCGTGCCTAAACGGACAGCGACGCTGGTCCTAACAAACTACACGCAGTCTCAGAACGCAAAGTACTTGAACGACTCCAAGTTCACCGGGGCAGGAATAGGGACGGAGGACGATTGGACCGTCTTGGTGCTGACCACGAACACTCATGGAGGTAGCTTTGCCAGCACAGCTCATCGTTGTCTAACCCGTTATTATGGGCTGTCTATTCTGTTTCTACTATCTCTGGCTTTTGTGTATTAA
- the LOC125205401 gene encoding putative F-box protein PP2-B12 isoform X1, which yields MAVESSNDIYALPEDCLATALSLTSPKDVCRLSAVASTFRSASQSDTVWARFLPSDYLHIISRALDGGDSLLSNFHSKKDLYLHLCDHPLLIDDGRKSFQLEKLSGKKCCMLSARDLSIVWGDTPQYWRFLSLPESRFPEVAELLDVCWFEIRGKIEMSMLSLGTNYAAYLVFTCRSMVHGFDHQSAEGYVKVSGSESEKRSVCLDPDGARKRRHQLVPRRVGLFYRRLTQMRNPEAMLPEEEPEDPKQRGDGWMEVELGECFVEEGQDGELEVSVMEVKGGHWKSGIIIQGIEIRPKESQ from the exons aTGGCGGTGGAGAGTTCGAATGACATCTACGCCCTCCCAGAGGACTGCCTAGCCACCGCGCTGTCGCTCACCAGCCCTAAGGACGTTTGCCGCCTGTCGGCGGTCGCTTCCACATTCCGATCCGCCTCCCAATCCGACACCGTTTGGGCCCGCTTCCTGCCCTCCGATTACCTACACATAATTTCCCGCGCTCTTGACGGCGGCGATTCACTGCTTTCGAATTTTCATTCCAAAAAGGATCTCTATCTCCACCTCTGCGATCACCCCCTTCTCATCGACGATGGCCGCAAG AGTTTTCAATTGGAGAAGCTGAGTGGTAAGAAATGTTGCATGCTATCTGCAAGGGACCTCTCCATTGTGTGGGGAGATACTCCTCAATACTGGCGATTTCTCAGTCTCCCTGAATCCAG GTTTCCGGAGGTGGCAGAGCTCCTCGACGTTTGCTGGTTCGAAATAAGAGGGAAGATAGAGATGAGCATGCTATCTTTGGGCACTAATTATGCAGCATACCTTGTGTTCACTTGCAGGTCAATGGTACATGGTTTTGATCATCAATCTGCAGAAGGTTATGTGAAAGTGAGTGGGAGTGAAAGTGAGAAACGTAGTGTTTGTTTGGATCCAGATGGAGCACGGAAGCGTAGGCACCAGCTTGTACCGAGACGTGTAGGATTGTTCTACCGCCGCTTAACTCAAATGCGGAACCCGGAAGCCATGCTACCAGAGGAGGAGCCTGAGGACCCGAAGCAGAGAGGGGACGGGTGGATGGAGGTAGAATTGGGAGAGTGTTTTGTAGAAGAAGGGCAAGATGGAGAGCTGGAGGTGAGCGTGATGGAGGTCAAGGGCGGCCATTGGAAGAGTGGCATCATTATACAAGGGATTGAGATTAGACCTAAAGAGAGTCAGTAG
- the LOC125205401 gene encoding putative F-box protein PP2-B12 isoform X2 — protein sequence MAVESSNDIYALPEDCLATALSLTSPKDVCRLSAVASTFRSASQSDTVWARFLPSDYLHIISRALDGGDSLLSNFHSKKDLYLHLCDHPLLIDDGRKSFQLEKLSGKKCCMLSARDLSIVWGDTPQYWRFLSLPESRFPEVAELLDVCWSMVHGFDHQSAEGYVKVSGSESEKRSVCLDPDGARKRRHQLVPRRVGLFYRRLTQMRNPEAMLPEEEPEDPKQRGDGWMEVELGECFVEEGQDGELEVSVMEVKGGHWKSGIIIQGIEIRPKESQ from the exons aTGGCGGTGGAGAGTTCGAATGACATCTACGCCCTCCCAGAGGACTGCCTAGCCACCGCGCTGTCGCTCACCAGCCCTAAGGACGTTTGCCGCCTGTCGGCGGTCGCTTCCACATTCCGATCCGCCTCCCAATCCGACACCGTTTGGGCCCGCTTCCTGCCCTCCGATTACCTACACATAATTTCCCGCGCTCTTGACGGCGGCGATTCACTGCTTTCGAATTTTCATTCCAAAAAGGATCTCTATCTCCACCTCTGCGATCACCCCCTTCTCATCGACGATGGCCGCAAG AGTTTTCAATTGGAGAAGCTGAGTGGTAAGAAATGTTGCATGCTATCTGCAAGGGACCTCTCCATTGTGTGGGGAGATACTCCTCAATACTGGCGATTTCTCAGTCTCCCTGAATCCAG GTTTCCGGAGGTGGCAGAGCTCCTCGACGTTTGCTG GTCAATGGTACATGGTTTTGATCATCAATCTGCAGAAGGTTATGTGAAAGTGAGTGGGAGTGAAAGTGAGAAACGTAGTGTTTGTTTGGATCCAGATGGAGCACGGAAGCGTAGGCACCAGCTTGTACCGAGACGTGTAGGATTGTTCTACCGCCGCTTAACTCAAATGCGGAACCCGGAAGCCATGCTACCAGAGGAGGAGCCTGAGGACCCGAAGCAGAGAGGGGACGGGTGGATGGAGGTAGAATTGGGAGAGTGTTTTGTAGAAGAAGGGCAAGATGGAGAGCTGGAGGTGAGCGTGATGGAGGTCAAGGGCGGCCATTGGAAGAGTGGCATCATTATACAAGGGATTGAGATTAGACCTAAAGAGAGTCAGTAG
- the LOC125205401 gene encoding putative F-box protein PP2-B12 isoform X3, whose protein sequence is MAVESSNDIYALPEDCLATALSLTSPKDVCRLSAVASTFRSASQSDTVWARFLPSDYLHIISRALDGGDSLLSNFHSKKDLYLHLCDHPLLIDDGRKSFQLEKLSGKKCCMLSARDLSIVWGDTPQYWRFLSLPESRSMVHGFDHQSAEGYVKVSGSESEKRSVCLDPDGARKRRHQLVPRRVGLFYRRLTQMRNPEAMLPEEEPEDPKQRGDGWMEVELGECFVEEGQDGELEVSVMEVKGGHWKSGIIIQGIEIRPKESQ, encoded by the exons aTGGCGGTGGAGAGTTCGAATGACATCTACGCCCTCCCAGAGGACTGCCTAGCCACCGCGCTGTCGCTCACCAGCCCTAAGGACGTTTGCCGCCTGTCGGCGGTCGCTTCCACATTCCGATCCGCCTCCCAATCCGACACCGTTTGGGCCCGCTTCCTGCCCTCCGATTACCTACACATAATTTCCCGCGCTCTTGACGGCGGCGATTCACTGCTTTCGAATTTTCATTCCAAAAAGGATCTCTATCTCCACCTCTGCGATCACCCCCTTCTCATCGACGATGGCCGCAAG AGTTTTCAATTGGAGAAGCTGAGTGGTAAGAAATGTTGCATGCTATCTGCAAGGGACCTCTCCATTGTGTGGGGAGATACTCCTCAATACTGGCGATTTCTCAGTCTCCCTGAATCCAG GTCAATGGTACATGGTTTTGATCATCAATCTGCAGAAGGTTATGTGAAAGTGAGTGGGAGTGAAAGTGAGAAACGTAGTGTTTGTTTGGATCCAGATGGAGCACGGAAGCGTAGGCACCAGCTTGTACCGAGACGTGTAGGATTGTTCTACCGCCGCTTAACTCAAATGCGGAACCCGGAAGCCATGCTACCAGAGGAGGAGCCTGAGGACCCGAAGCAGAGAGGGGACGGGTGGATGGAGGTAGAATTGGGAGAGTGTTTTGTAGAAGAAGGGCAAGATGGAGAGCTGGAGGTGAGCGTGATGGAGGTCAAGGGCGGCCATTGGAAGAGTGGCATCATTATACAAGGGATTGAGATTAGACCTAAAGAGAGTCAGTAG
- the LOC125205400 gene encoding NADPH-dependent aldehyde reductase 1, chloroplastic-like, producing MLLYKLCSSPLLVFFLNPPLTFSFKPHILPKPLRSMASGNNQFPPQKQDAQPGKEHLMDPTPRAATHHYKPANKLVGKVALVTGGDSGIGRAVAHCFALEGATVAFTYVKGQEDKDASDTVNMLSKAKHADAKDPLAIPTDLGYDDNCKRVVDEVVNSFGRIDILINNAAEQYEAGSVEEIDEPRLERVFRTNIFSYFFTTRHALKHMKEGSCIINTTSVTAYKGNPKLLDYTATKGAIVAFTRGLALQLVHKGIRVNGVAPGPIWTPLIPSSFTEDESASFGKEVPMGRAGQPHEVAPAYVFLACNVDSSYITGQVIHPNGGSIVNG from the exons ATGCTCCTCTACAAATTATGCTCTTCTCCCCTTCTCGTCTTCTTCCTAAATCCGCCACTCACATTCTCTTTCAAACCCCACATTCTTCCAAAACCACTACGATCCATGGCCTCCGGCAACAATCAATTCCCTCCCCAGAAACAGGATGCTCAGCCTGGAAAAGAGCACCTCATGGACCCCACTCCCCGTGCGGCCACTCACCACTACAAGCCTGCCAACAAGCTCGTG GGGAAGGTGGCCTTAGTGACCGGAGGGGACTCCGGGATTGGGCGGGCCGTGGCGCACTGCTTCGCTTTAGAGGGCGCCACGGTGGCCTTCACCTACGTCAAGGGGCAAGAGGACAAGGACGCGAGCGACACGGTCAACATGCTCTCCAAGGCCAAGCACGCTGACGCCAAGGACCCCCTCGCTATACCCACCGACCTCGGCTACGACGACAACTGCAAGCGTGTCGTCGACGAGGTCGTCAACAGCTTCGGCAGGATCGACATCCTCATCAACAACGCTGCCGAACAGTACGAGGCCGGCTCCGTCGAGGAGATAGATGAGCCCCGCCTCGAGAGGGTCTTCAGGACCAACATCTTCTCTTACTTCTTCACCACCAG GCATGCTTTGAAGCACATGAAGGAGGGGAGCTGCATCATCAACACGACTTCAGTGACTGCTTATAAAGGGAACCCGAAGCTGCTGGACTACACAGCGACCAAGGGGGCGATCGTGGCCTTCACGCGGGGGCTTGCGCTGCAGCTGGTGCATAAGGGGATACGCGTGAACGGGGTGGCGCCGGGCCCTATTTGGACGCCTCTCATTCCATCCTCCTTCACAGAGGATGAGAGCGCCAGCTTCGGGAAAGAGGTGCCCATGGGGAGGGCGGGGCAGCCTCACGAGGTGGCGCCCGCCTACGTGTTTCTTGCTTGCAATGTCGATTCGTCTTACATAACGGGCCAAGTCATCCACCCTAATGGAGGATCAATCGTCAATGGCTGA